The Devosia sp. A16 genome includes a window with the following:
- a CDS encoding pseudouridine-5'-phosphate glycosidase, with protein MSLKKHLSISPAVKKALDAGQPVVALESTIITHGMPYPQNLEMAQNVEAVIEKNGAVPATIAIMDGKFKVGVTAKDLERLAQTGGKAAKASRRDVAALLASGEVAGTTVATTMMAAEAAGIQVFATGGIGGVHRGAETTFDISADLDELGRTQVAVVCAGAKSILDIPKTLEVLESKGVPVLGFQTADFPAFWARQSGGKVDHRVESGKEAAKVIALQFALGLGGVLVANPIPESAALDKDMIEGRINEAIKGAEKEGVSRKDLTPFLLKRIFELTDGKSLVANIALVENNARVASEIAVALAKLNK; from the coding sequence GTGAGCCTCAAAAAGCATCTCTCCATCTCGCCGGCCGTGAAGAAGGCGCTCGACGCCGGGCAGCCGGTGGTGGCGCTCGAATCCACCATCATCACCCATGGCATGCCATACCCGCAGAACCTCGAGATGGCGCAGAACGTCGAGGCGGTGATCGAGAAAAACGGTGCGGTGCCGGCGACGATCGCCATCATGGACGGCAAGTTCAAGGTGGGCGTGACGGCCAAGGATCTCGAGCGCCTGGCACAGACCGGCGGCAAGGCCGCCAAGGCCTCGCGCCGCGATGTCGCGGCGCTGCTGGCGTCCGGCGAAGTGGCCGGCACCACGGTGGCGACGACGATGATGGCGGCGGAAGCTGCGGGCATCCAGGTGTTCGCGACCGGCGGCATCGGCGGGGTGCACCGCGGCGCCGAGACCACCTTCGATATCTCGGCCGATCTCGATGAGCTCGGCCGCACCCAGGTGGCGGTGGTCTGCGCCGGCGCCAAGTCGATCCTCGACATTCCCAAGACGCTCGAAGTGCTGGAGAGCAAGGGCGTGCCGGTGCTGGGTTTCCAGACCGCCGACTTCCCGGCGTTCTGGGCGCGCCAGTCGGGCGGCAAGGTCGACCATCGGGTCGAGAGCGGCAAGGAGGCGGCCAAGGTCATCGCGCTGCAGTTCGCGCTCGGGCTGGGCGGCGTACTGGTCGCCAACCCGATCCCCGAAAGCGCGGCGCTCGACAAGGACATGATCGAGGGCCGGATCAACGAGGCGATCAAGGGCGCCGAGAAGGAAGGGGTGAGCCGCAAGGACCTGACACCGTTCCTGTTGAAGCGCATCTTCGAGCTGACCGACGGCAAGAGCCTCGTCGCCAATATCGCGCTGGTCGAAAACAACGCTCGGGTGGCGTCCGAGATCGCGGTGGCGCTGGCGAAACTCAATAAATGA